One Drosophila kikkawai strain 14028-0561.14 chromosome 3L, DkikHiC1v2, whole genome shotgun sequence genomic window carries:
- the ebd2 gene encoding uncharacterized protein ebd2 — MAAIAALPTATLRRNNNNKGAKSRRNERNILTFYEKIAVIRYYEETNISRNSLAKMFHCCATQIRRILEKKKELLQQLATLSEADASIIIEEMTRKRRKFEMSAISFLLHEWVERCRQLHLNLSIRNQKLKETALRMAAVLNLPSFRPSYRWLNRFRGKYKYEEDDLGYQGENPISQDLPVEEIIVEFKQALPNFMQRELSDPAEGTANNKGLLPKLPDLVNLSSENSLMSDHLEEGDDEVVEVVTCEPSMLDSPASLPDEEENPTEEQPNSDEQMIAGTSTLLNGVFPHLAIIHQFALMNSDIKALELISQLGVHMQQQAASGAYRTLSLATSTESGANPDISSLPELPPGSIYADIDDIELIE; from the exons ATGGCAGCCATAGCAGCATTACCAACGGCGACGCTGCGgcgcaacaataacaacaaaggG GCCAAATCCCGTCGCAATGAACGTAATATCCTTACATTCTACGAGAAGATTGCCGTTATCCGTTACTATGAGGAGACCAATATATCAAGAAACAGTCTGGCCAAAATGTTCCACTGCTGCGCCACCCAAATACGTCGCATTCTGGAGAAAAAGAAGGAGCTGCTCCAGCAACTGGCCACCTTGAGCGAAGCGGATGCCTCTATAATAATTGAGGAGATGACGCGCAAGCGTCGAAAGTTCGAAATGAGCGCCATTAGTTTCTTGCTCCACGAGTGGGTTGAACGATGCCGACAACTCCACCTGAACCTGAGCATCCGTAATCAGAAGCTAAAAGAAACCGCCCTAAGGATGGCTGCCGTTCTAAACCTGCCCTCCTTTAGACCCTCCTACCGCTGGCTGAATCGCTTCCGCGGAAAGTACAAGTACGAGGAGGATGACTTGGGCTACCAGGGTGAGAATCCCATCTCGCAGGACCTGCCCGTCGAGGAGATCATTGTGGAGTTTAAGCAGGCTCTACCCAACTTCATGCAGCGCGAGCTGTCCGACCCGGCTGAAGGCACCGCCAACAACAAAGGACTACTGCCCAAACTACCCGACTTGGTGAATCTGTCCAGCGAGAACAGCCTGATGTCTGACCACCTCGAGGAGGGCGATGACGAAGTCGTAGAGGTGGTCACCTGTGAACCCAGCATGCTGGATTCACCGGCCAGCCTGCCGGACGAAGAGGAAAACCCCACTGAAGAGCAGCCCAATTCGGATGAGCAGATGATAGCCGGCACCAGCACCTTGCTCAATGGCGTCTTTCCCCACCTGGCCATCATCCACCAGTTCGCACTGATGAACTCGGACATTAAGGCCTTGGAGTTGATTTCGCAGCTGGGCGTGCACATGCAGCAGCAGGCTGCTTCGGGAGCTTACCGCACCCTCTCGCTGGCCACGAGCACAGAGTCCGGAGCGAATCCCGACATTAGCTCCCTGCCGGAACTACCACCGGGCAGTATATATGCAGACATCGATGACATCGAGCTGATCGAGTAA
- the LOC108078882 gene encoding uncharacterized protein isoform X2, with product MTSSKVAAQRICGPGTWAINDAKRNWIRTLSTLPCRNMFHLNFAENDGELTLYNIPNQLEKTFTAEIVFGTRNIYPEPKQESYRLQYYNRPSEIGAIIIAFVESFRLNPDFWTGSTMDGILKRGVKLTKKSAALNFKSEVNDFDIIPQVAERQAAVQIKIHFSGLLKNEPNMFKALSLFFSKYNACIFTSRDLFLLIWKRCLNSYYIFDPNGRNDQCERDFEEGKCSLMATRFTEHLVHLISKFSDLQPDDEFNIFEIALTQYGKLKEEPYTKAEDESYHKLWSVVNEHFAVKTAATGGIHQPISGNEKNASLVVSLIALIYSEFELAKLWKPGTVDDILRYGVAYYKTLRKKFRLDGKRWKNKKPHLNIVDLPEMFLMGAFKATVRKYPFMINGHVADCRSYLDSQLTMALHQLFNLPNWPAALLQIDNSVLAVWRDREFFYVFDPFRRNRTGLVVDPDDYTIKGLAVLQMHATFDSFVRVLYRNALKMRRGGKFFIHGIRTGCVRPLQVITTQANKFQNLKMGLPTFTDEPPLPELKQKKSIESIPEEERFPTVEENEMVDELINMIINSIIKELPEPQLKRPHLYKPAQKVLLRTDQENLRALRLKIKRGYELGQEEEEDPKRVLTVEEEVALKSNFKQLPDGSWIIMGTTYLPQVDEEMAKLGGLLAGLVAMAVSSKYKLSTWNSDLIEFALESVNSFGEDYQDYENVLACLLAKKLPDIAIGMSNFTLEVKKVVKSSIMVPLRQVLVDLLVDNNRLLLICQRFSCVIFKRYNFVYMFIGFPCNAIGYRKGGSGPACLLRFLELDALIKRIEFGCNPQGCSVMNFIVACIVMVDNNIKQRFRYWNKADDDQEVKLEKARQKKLNDQRLEKMRYIDEELKKENERIQAFLKAKQEHLDRKAGKKPKPEYRDTGIDEGEGEEGEEDEDLGEEEGEEEGEGEVELKHKPGKKMPRELRRQYKPRPIMFGYRMREKDCNFKIQGSVALEGRGDGTFDTIKPCYFASALAILSCSLRPLNQWNSYRIDRVISNAKSIATGVCEMESAYERVVRHVTIDDYEFDIWIRTFQVLGMWTPKPIKNPGSPETGLMLFKKKFNKVLKVRKYLILFTPNGSYAIYHDEFFHVFDPYGSMEKPGDGEEEEQEDDGDEEGGKKKKRCPKGPKRWPERNTASWVLLYDIDSLLKYIDTRVAAKDWKEKDNYKFFVVDVLSHKKAAPNARILQLLTDLSIPMTCSNKQYGQPEYEICATNESLGWLELENCLPVWSRLNRRNTAGKYRNLPITKIKKFDVEIEGRLWSLWGNLHPEAPVFDDELRGRQYLGCYVMACCAASVYRLMDWSPHLLDTIVVSGSKYFKESIDQIHAEDYEFSLENLNIDCSMDTINFVVHIEHVCYGKLYRVPTFNRMNLSEALIFFFSHYQFGIVTVRKRALAIGFCPGHDGGYFMYDCQEKDHPLFPKLQGASYMLRTRHLQVLLYCIVVTLNVPFYNIDFSIHKVEMLREGATVENEEEEEEGGGAEDVE from the exons ATGACCTCATCGAAGGTTGCAGCCCAGAGGATCTGTGGACCTGGAACGTGGGCTATCAACGACGCGAAGAGGAACTGGATCAGGACTTTATCAACGCTTCCCTGCCGAAATATG TTCCATCTAAATTTTGCAGAAAACGACGGCGAACTTACGCTCTATAACATTCCCAATCAATTGGAAAAGACCTTTACCGCTGAGATTgtgtttgggactcgaaacaTTTATCCAGAGCCGAAGCAAGAGTCCTATCGCTTACA ATACTATAACCGGCCCAGCGAGATTGGGGCCATTATCATTGCCTTCGTGGAGAGCTTCCGCCTGAACCCGGATTTCTGGACTGGCTCCACTATGGACGGCATCCTTAAGCGCGGCGTGAAGCTGACCAAGAAGAGTGCCGCCCTAAACTTTAAGTCGGAGGTGAACGACTTTGATATAATCCCCCAGGTGGCCGAACGTCAGGCCGCCGTGCAGATCAAGATTCACTTCTCGGGGCTGCTGAAGAACGAGCCCAATATGTTCAAGGCTCTGTCACTGTTCTTCTCCAAGTACAATGCCTGTATCTTCACCTCCCGCGATCTCTTCCTGCTCATCTGGAAGCGCTGCCTAAACTCGTACTACATCTTCGATCCCAACGGGCGCAACGACCAATGCGAGCGAGACTTCGAGGAGGGGAAATGCTCGCTGATGGCCACACGATTCACCGAGCACCTGGTGCACCTGATCAGCAAGTTCAGTGACCTGCAGCCCGATGACGAGTTCAATATCTTTGAGATAGCGCTGACACAGTACGGAAAGCTGAAGGAGGAACCCTATACAAAGGCCGAGGACGAGTCGTATCACAAGTTGTGGTCGGTGGTCAATGAGCATTTTGCGGTAAAGACAGCAGCCACGGGTGGCATCCACCAGCCCATCTCTGGCAATGAGAAGAACGCCTCGCTGGTGGTATCCCTGATAGCGCTGATTTATTCAGAATTCGAGCTAGCCAAGCTGTGGAAACCGGGCACCGTCGATGATATCTTGCGGTACGGCGTGGCCTACTACAAGACCCTGCGTAAGAAGTTCAGACTGGACGGCAAGCGCTGGAAGAACAAGAAACCCCACCTGAACATTGTGGATCTGCCGGAGATGTTCCTGATGGGGGCCTTCAAGGCCACCGTTCGCAAGTATCCCTTCATGATCAACGGACACGTGGCAGACTGCAGAAGCTATTTGGATTCCCAGCTGACAATGGCGCTACACCAGCTCTTCAACCTGCCCAACTGGCCAGCGGCGCTCCTACAGATCGACAACTCCGTACTGGCCGTGTGGCGCGATAGGGAGTTCTTCTACGTGTTCGATCCCTTCCGCAGGAACCGCACTGGTTTGGTGGTGGATCCCGATGATTATACCATCAAGGGTCTGGCCGTGCTGCAGATGCACGCCACCTTCGACTCCTTCGTCCGTGTGCTGTACCGGAATGCATTGAAGATGAGACGTGGCGGCAAGTTCTTCATCCACGGCATCCGAACGGGATGCGTCCGACCGCTGCAGGTGATAACTACGCAGGCGAATAAGTTCCAGAATCTTAAAATGGGTCTGCCCACGTTCACGGACGAACCGCCGCTTCCTGAGCTGAAGCAGAAGAAGAGCATCGAGAGCATTCCGGAGGAGGAGCGCTTCCCCACCGTCGAAGAGAACGAGATGGTGGATGAACTGATAAACATGATCATCAATAGTATTATCAAGGAGCTGCCGGAACCACAGTTGAAGAGGCCTCACCTTTATAAGCCTGCCCAGAAGGTCCTGCTGCGCACGGACCAGGAAAACCTCAGAGCTCTGCGGTTGAAGATCAAGCGCGGTTACGAGCTGggacaggaggaggaggaagatcCGAAGCGCGTGCTCAccgtggaggaggaggtggctcTCAAGAGCAACTTTAAGCAGCTGCCGGATGGCTCCTGGATAATCATGGGCACCACATACCTGCCCCAAGTGGACGAGGAGATGGCCAAGCTGGGTGGCTTGCTGGCTGGCCTGGTGGCCATGGCGGTGTCCTCGAAGTACAAGCTTTCCACCTGGAATTCCGACCTCATTGAGTTCGCGCTAGAGTCGGTCAACAGCTTTGGGGAGGACTACCAGGATTATGAGAACGTCCTGGCCTGCCTGTTGGCCAAGAAGCTGCCGGACATCGCCATTGGCATGAGCAATTTCACCCTGGAGGTGAAGAAGGTGGTCAAATCCTCCATCATGGTACCCCTGCGCCAGGTTCTGGTTGATCTTCTGGTGGACAACAACCGGCTGCTGCTCATCTGCCAGCGCTTCTCCTGCGTGATCTTCAAACGCTATAACTTCGTGTACATGTTCATCGGTTTTCCGTGCAATGCTATTGGCTACAGGAAGGGCGGATCCGGTCCAGCCTGTCTCCTCCGCTTCTTGGAGCTGGACGCCCTGATCAAGCGCATAGAGTTCGGCTGCAATCCTCAGGGCTGTTCCGTAATGAACTTCATCGTGGCCTGCATCGTTATGGTGGACAACAACATAAAACAACGTTTCAGATACTGGAACAAGGCGGACGATGACCAAGAGGTCAAGCTGGAGAAGGCCAGGCAGAAGAAGCTAAATGACCAGCGGCTGGAGAAGATGCGCTATATCGACGAGGAGCTTAAGAAGGAGAACGAGCGCATTCAGGCGTTCCTGAAGGCGAAGCAGGAGCACTTGGACCGGAAGGCCGGAAAGAAAC CCAAGCCCGAATACAGGGACACTGGCATCGACGAAGGCGAGGGCGAGGAAGGCGAGGAGGACGAAGACCTGGGCGAGGAGGAGGGTGAGGAAGAGGGCGAGGGTGAAGTGGAGTTGAAGCACAAGCCTGGCAAGAAGATGCCCAGGGAGCTGCGGCGTCAGTACAAGCCCCGACCCATTATGTTCGGTTATAGGATGCGTGAGAAAGACTGCAACTTCAAGATCCAGGGAAGCGTCGCATTGGAGGGACGCGGGGACGGCACGTTCGACACGATCAAGCCGTGCTACTTCGCCTCCGCTTTGGCCATCCTCAGCTGCTCCCTGCGCCCGCTGAACCAGTGGAACTCGTACCGCATCGACCGCGTGATCAGCAATGCCAAGAGCATAGCCACCGGTGTCTGTGAGATGGAGTCCGCCTATGAGCGCGTCGTCCGTCACGTGACCATCGACGACTACGAGTTCGACATCTGGATTCGGACCTTCCAGGTGCTGGGCATGTGGACACCGAAGCCCATTAAGAATCCCGGATCCCCGGAGACCGGTCTCATGCTTTTCAAGAAGAAGTTCAACAAGGTGCTGAAGGTGCGCAAGTACTTGATCCTCTTCACGCCCAATGGCAGCTATGCCATCTACCACGACGAGTTCTTCCACGTGTTCGATCCTTACGGCAGCATGGAGAAGCCCGGCGatggcgaggaggaggagcaggaggacgATGGCGATGAGGAGGGcggcaagaagaagaagcgctGCCCAAAGGGACCGAAGCGATGGCCCGAGCGAAACACCGCCTCCTGGGTGCTCCTCTACGACATAGACTCCTTGCTTAAGTACATCGACACGCGGGTGGCCGCCAAGGACTGGAAGGAGAAGGACAATTACAAGTTCTTCGTGGTGGATGTCCTCTCCCACAAGAAGGCCGCACCGAATGCCCGCATCCTGCAGCTCCTCACCGATCTCTCCATACCCATGACCTGCTCAAACAAGCAGTACGGCCAGCCGGAGTACGAGATCTGCGCCACCAACGAGTCCCTGGGCTGGCTGGAGCTGGAGAACTGCCTGCCCGTCTGGAGCAGGCTGAACAGGAGGAACACGGCTGGCAAGTACCGCAACCTGCCCATCACCAAGATCAAGAAGTTCGACGTGGAGATCGAGGGCCGGCTCTGGTCGCTGTGGGGCAATTTGCATCCTGAGGCGCCGGTCTTTGACGACGAGCTACGCGGTCGCCAGTACCTGGGCTGCTACGTGATGGCTTGCTGTGCGGCCAGCGTCTACCGGCTGATGGACTGGAGTCCCCACCTCCTGGACACCATCGTGGTCAGCGGTAGCAAGTACTTCAAGGAGAGCATCGACCAGATCCATGCGGAGGACTACGAGTTCTCGCTGGAGAACCTCAACATCGACTGCTCCATGGATACCATCAATTTTGTGGTCCATATCGAGCACGTGTGCTATGGCAAGTTGTACCGTGTGCCCACCTTCAATCGGATGAATCTCTCCGAGGCGCTGATCTTCTTCTTCAGCCACTACCAGTTCGGCATCGTGACTGTGCGCAAGAGGGCGCTGGCCATCGGATTCTGTCCGGGCCACGATGGCGGATACTTTATGTATGACTGCCAGGAGAAGGACCATCCGCTGTTCCCCAAACTGCAGGGAGCTTCCTATATGCTGCGCACCCGCCACCTCCAGGTGCTGCTCTACTGCATCGTGGTCACCCTAAACGTGCCCTTCTACAACATCGACTTTAGCATTCACAAGGTGGAGATGCTGCGCGAAGGAGCCACCGTGGAGaacgaagaggaggaggaggagggcggCGGCGCCGAGGATGTAGAGTAA
- the LOC108078580 gene encoding nuclear transcription factor Y subunit beta: MKSFCLTLALCACLAAADVSHLPSSSYLPPPRPEQAVSMSIEQQELRELPEQVEYMRENEHGQMEAMPSSLLTPPAPVDQPEEAVPATRYLPPAPVQPQMDAEPMMMPQMEMEMAPQEAAMEQLQQAQPAMRYLPPAPVAEQNQQLTYQQFQEQMQQFQMQQQEQEQQQQPAEEQMPYILDVQQPMAPSDAETQEHLEPEPAHELRADGYHYKQAEEQRRLRH; encoded by the exons ATG AAATCCTTCTGCCTGACGCTTGCTCTGTGCGCCTGCCTGGCCGCCGCAGATGTGTCTCACCTGCCCAGCAGCTCCTACCTGCCACCTCCACGTCCGGAGCAAGCTGTCTCCATGAGCATTGAGCAGCAGGAGTTGCGTGAGCTGCCCGAACAGGTGGAGTACATGCGGGAGAACGAACATGGCCAGATGGAGGCCATGCCCAGCAGCCTGCTAACGCCCCCAGCTCCAGTAGATCAGCCGGAGGAGGCCGTGCCCGCCACTCGCTACCTGCCACCTGCTCCGGTTCAGCCTCAAATGGATGCCGAGCCCATGATGATGCCccagatggagatggagatggcaCCCCAGGAAGCCGCcatggagcagctgcagcaggctCAGCCTGCCATGCGCTACCTGCCGCCCGCACCGGTTGCCGAGCAAAACCAGCAGCTTACCTACCAGCAGTTCCAGGAGCAGATGCAGCAGTTCcagatgcagcagcaggaacaggagcagcagcagcagccagccgAGGAGCAGATGCCCTACATTCTGGATGTGCAGCAGCCCATGGCCCCCTCCGATGCAGAGACCCAAGAGCACCTGGAACCAGAGCCCGCCCACGAGCTGCGTGCCGATGGCTACCACTACAAGCAGGCTGAGGAACAGCGTCGTCTGCGCCATTAA